The Acropora palmata chromosome 3, jaAcrPala1.3, whole genome shotgun sequence nucleotide sequence caacttaatcagctctttcaacttttgcatttagctcatatatacggccactgcttctattaggtaagtcgtatgctaatgagcaaaaatgtaaacaatgacgtcagcaaagagtCGCCTATAATGTCTTAGTTAGCTAGAAATGCTCTCAGCCGCGCCTCAagcatctcttacgctaccttcgtgctctcccaactatccgcgtgcGTCCCGAATGGGATGGACGCACTCTAGATGTTGTCCATTGCATTTATAACATAgcaagacatttttcacgctgaaaagtcgctttttctgcactgatcaaattacaaattctcttaaccgtgcggtacctgactaaaaatagaacaacttgtttttcaaaaacacatttatttttatttttactggCCATTAGTAACAGGTAAGTTTAAGTtttattgggaaaaaaaaatagctgtGAGAAAAAACTTTGGCTGCCAAGaaatttcaccgacaatgacgtcagcatgAACCATCGCCATGTATCATCTATTTctctttcataaaaaaatagccaatcagagcgcgtgctagcaatttttaaatgaatcTCCATCTTTCACGTGCACGTATAAGCGGAGAAATTTCGTTTCTAGCTTTCCGGTTGTATCTTGTTGACAGTTTAGAAGTACTGGTGTTGATTTCTGTCGAATAAGAATTCAAATAAATCCGACAACTTCTCTGATCATCAAAACTAAATCGGCATTAAAAGTTCAATAATTTGTAGGTGCAACTGACTCTGATGAAACGTGTTCATGCACTTTATTGCATTAAATATCATACTAAAAGGAGCCTTTATATCTAAAATTGGGAAGTCAACCTTTTCCCAAGTAGATTTATTATTAGGACGAGTCCCAAGGGGCCTCTTATACAATAACAGTCAAATAGCCAATTATCTTATTATCTGTGtgtacggctatcaccaaagggaaaacaccggtttccgtctgttcaccgaagttaagccctgttggacggggttgatatctggatgggtgaccatctagataaaataccctgtgctgtagtccttgggaagtcaggctggcgcctttcacctctactacaaaatgtattatgtggattgagtttcagtcgatctcaacctgacttcgagggtttcctccgggcactccggtttcctccttcctcaaaaattgactcctagacAGGGTTATCTGTTAGAGAGCCACTAGGGAGAATACTTCATAGTAATTGGTCAGCCTCTTTAAATAAAGGTTATCTGCCAACTTGTTAAGCTATAGAGTGGTGTGACGTCACACTTCCATGGTAACCGGTTTTCTGGTTCTAACCAGGGTCAGTGACTCAGCAAAATGATGGAGATGAATGTGGAATACACCTAACTGCCGTCAGTGTCATAGGAAGGTTTAAGCAACAAGTAAAGCTGCAAACAGTTTTTAGTTTAATATGACTCCCTGGGTTGCTATGGATAGGGCAGACATCTTTCGAAGTTCAACTTTGCTTCTTTCGTCTTCATCTGAGAAAATCAGTAAGAATAATTTCGACGACAACAATTAAACCTCAACAAATAGGTGCTAGCACAATTTTTGGCATAACTGCAGCAACAAAGCATGATTTTTTAAACGAGCACTGCCACGGCATAATTAGCAAATTTTAGCACCTTTTGGAGCTAGAATTCATAAAAGTTAGTTAATATGGTATATTATATTTTCTacagaaacaaattaaatttaggTTGTATGTTCTTGCAATGCGTGTTTTAGTTGcgttaatattaatattgacTTTGTTCTGACATGTTTAGTTACTAGGCCTCTTTTGGCGAATTCTGCGTGCGCGGTTAACCTTTTGGAGGAGTCTGGCACTCTGGTTTCCCACCCGGCTTCACGTGGGAATTAGAGACTTTTAGATTCTacgacgaggacgagaacgagtacgagatttgactgcccgtttttagtGAAAATTCTTAGAACATTTATAACCCGGAAGATTTATCTTATTCTTTCTTGGCTGTATAAGTGCTCAGTTATTCCTATTGCTGGTAATTGAGCCTTTTTGCttatcgaaaaatgccaaaactgttaccttgttcttgacttgttttgacacgacaacacTTTGCAAAAccaatagtggtggatatataccgagacgcgaagcgtcgacgtatatatccaccgctcttcaccgagcctgagggggatagttgttttagtatttaccaaatcagatggataaaaaaacgcttcttcaatttcttcatctaagactttcgcgaaacgacgcgccatttttctctcggttcgcaaaacagtgaatatccaaggatattccgagttacgggagccaatcaaaacgcgcgaaaattgctatccacggatttggtaaatactaacaTAATATGCCACTTTTAGGAGCACAATCCGCCAAGGCCTATCAACCAACGAAAGAACAAGAGGAAGAAGAGATTTTTCTCCGATGATACATCCTCACCTTTCAAGAAAAACTTTGCTCTCTTGATAATTCTAAAACCCCCACTACAATGACAGCTTTTGAAGAGATCCTTGATAGATGACCGATAATGTTTGTGACAGATAACATATACCAATGGGTTCAGAAGAGAATTTAAATGAGCCAACAGTTCCGAGTAAAAATAAGAAGTTTCGTTGAATGCAGAAGGACCACGGATCAGGATGAAAGCTCGCAGTGACttgatgaaaaacaagaacagaaaaaaaaatcattaataaaacTGTTAGCAAAAGAGTAACGAGGGTGATTTTCACCCACAGGACACAAACTCAAGCACAAACAACTGTGAAAGAAGGGAAAGAGAAGTGTATTTGCTTTCTGCTCTGCCTCTCTTACACATTTTTGCCCACGATCCATCCTTTTTAATGCAGCAGGAACATCGAAAATTTTTTCGCTTTGTAATTCAGTGCATGAAAATTCAAGTACAATTGACATGGACTACGAAAACGAAGGTTGAGACTCTAGCAAAGTTTAGTGTTGCATTTGAACTCTGCTACGTCCTCGCGAATTGTCTGAAGTAGGTATAAATACATATCGCGCTTATTCAGAGCAGCCTAACACAGAAATGTAGCTTTTCCGTCGCTGCTTTCTTCTAAGCTTGCGTGTACGTTTTTTCAAGCGTCATACCAACTCGCAGTCGACGGCAGCCTCTATGTCGACCTCAGGCtgcagtcaaatttgtttgtACTCGAGCTTGCGTCTACATCTCTGGTTTTACTTAGAGATACTAGCCAAGATAAGTGTTTCCAAGTTTCAAGTATTCTgaagaaatgcatttttcGAGGAAGTCGAACTTCGGAAAACATGCGAATTCTCATAACAACCAGCTACCATTGAGGCATAAGTTACCGAGGGACGTTAAAACACTAGGGCGTGAACGCAGCATTCTATATTATATGAAGTCGTACTGAAAAAACTACTCAGTACGAACAGGGACTGCGGATGGGGAAGGGCTGGTAGGGCTGTAGGCCTACCACATTTTTGCCTGGGTTAATAAGTTTTTTTAGGGTTTCATAATAAATATGATAGCGTGCAAATTCCTGATAAATGGCGAAACAGTGACCTCTAATGCTTGTTTGTCTTGGCCAGATTTTTTAGCCCTACCACTTTAAAATTGTCTCCGCGGTCCCTGGCCTGTATACGAATCGAAATCTTACGAGCAAGATTAATATCAGTAATTCCAAGAATCTTCACCAGAATAATACGTTTTACTCCTTTATCGCCGTTCTTTATATAAAACATGTCATTTCATATAAACGTGCATTAATAAAACTTACTAAGAAAGGGACGTAACAGCCATAAAAGACCAACACAATTACGAACGTCAGGCGAGCGAAACCATCCtgttgttttttaattctgtAAATTGCCGCTGCACGCTGTTGCTGCTTGGAGAGAAAGCTACTGACTCTGCGCTTTCGGTGAAAAGAGCACAGAATGTTTCCACAAAAATACAACATCGCAAGAGTAATTAAACTCCCTTCGACCACGGTTGCATAAACCAGGACTTTTTGTTTGGGTTCCGTTGGTGTCAGGTCCAAGGAACAATAATATCCTCTCTTGTATGGCTGAAATTTGCCGAATCCAGTAAGAGGCAGAATCAAATGAGCACAGGGCCATATCAGAGCACAGAGTAAAGCTTTTTTGACCCGTGCACATGTCACTTGGTTTCTGTAGTAAAGTGGCCGTGTTACTGCGAGAAAGcgtaacaaacaaattatgaaAACAACTAAGAACGACCAGCTTAAGAATGTGTTTAAGATAAACGCTGTGATGTAGCAAAGAATTTCCCCTCTGATCCAAGAACAATTCACAAAGGATACAAAGGAAAATGGCAACGTCGAAGCGGAGATTGATAGATCACTCAGGACCAGAGTTCGAACCGCGAGATGAAATTTATTGTTCTCTTTGCCCGGAACTTTCCAAACTGCTACTGTTGCGACAAGATTGATAAAAAATGACACGAACTGCACCACCGCCATCATTGCAAGATATTCTAGCCCTCCGTCGCATGGTTTGTAAGGCGGAGCAATGAAATTAGTTTGATTTTCTAGGTATTTCATTGCTTGTccttggaagaaaaagaagcatTGCTGGCGAAACAAAGTCCTCTTTTGGTTAACTCCTTGATTGCTGTTTTACTTCAAGTCAATGATTCGCTCTTGGTGCCTGCCACGAGCTATCTGAGCTAAGTGTGGTTTGTTGATATGACAATGCGAAATCAGGCGATATCGTGTCGTATTTCATCCTTTTGTTTACTCACTGGGTAATCactcatcattattttttccttcctgaATGATTATGAGAGAAAAAATTccatcattattttgttgtctGCAATCTTTTGGATCTTAATCCGCGAGAATGGGGTACTTTGATCAGCTTAGTTCCTCAATATAATAGAGCCAgtgaaaaatacaaatgaatTTTGCAAGTTCCCTCGCTTGCatttgaataaaaagaaaaatacaccTTTTCGGTAAATACAGCTGTAATAGCCAAATTTCACAGAGGGCATATATCTTTAGGACATGACATTTTCGTTATTGTTAACCTTTGGTAACAAAAGAACTCGATCCATCTAAACTAAACGAACAGTTGGGATTATTTCCAGCAAACCCAGCTGTGTAAATCTCTAAATTGATTCGTGTAAAAGATGAACAATTGACATTGCGGTGACGGAAAaatgttactttttgtttgaCTAGAAACTACTGGCTCTTTCATCGAACGTGGCGCAAAAGTTACCTTCGTCATTTTCACTATTTAtcgaaaatgaaatttttttattacaattgGTCATATGATGAAATTCACTTTGACGCGCGCGCAATGAGAAATTCACAATGACAATGAAACCAATTCGCCAGAATATTAGAGCcctatctttttttcttacttaatTCTGATATATGCCCCCATCAATACTGTGACCGCTGTTTGCGATTATTGTCTCCATAATTTACATTACGAAAGCGACACGACAGTTTTAGGAGTAATCGTGTGAGAGAGTTTAAGGGAATAACGAAATGCCTCgacagacaaaacaaaagcacacaCGATAGAGAGAAACAGCAGTGAACCATATacttatttttctattttattttctttttcatctaGCACTcagcaaagttcctttttggcTTGTGGCTGTTTTTCCATACGGGACCTCATACgccacaagcctttttagaagCCAAGCCGGCCACATTTTTGCTAAAGAGAAAgaccagaccacaacacctggaactccatgccctactctttacgaataatGTGCAGGTTCCTTTTaaaacgtcccacagttatttacgAACGAGGGTTGTGACACGGGACCTCCactttatagtccttatccgagaagactcgaaagtctaaccatttgctgatgtaattacaaaggcagcacttttaagaccctgagtgatggtccggccggagtcggaCTCACGACCTATACAACAACACTTGAACCACTGGGACTGCATATAAATATAATGAATTCTGCTCGGTTCACAGCACGTCTAGATCGCCTTGTAGCTCGTTTTTTAAGATGATATAAAGTTAGCTTTGATAAGTGTTCGCTTTAATTTTCGATAAATTTTAAGATGGAAGGTCACTCAATGTAGATAGCTTTGATAAGTCGCTCTTATTCCCGATATGTTTCACAATGGAAGGTTCACTCTTCAGTAATCGTAAATTTGTCTCTCCAAATATTCACTCTTAAATTTTCGCGCATAAACTAGTGCATCGTAAAGGTTGGGGAACGTGTCGTTCCCCAAAAAGCTATAATCTTTCTTTTGACTGTCCTCCATGCTTCGTGCTTTTCAAAATTCGATGGGCCAGCGAGCACTCAAAAAAGTAACGAGCCAGCGATATAtctcaaatgaaatgaagatgtgatcatcgcagttgtgattgcgatttaagcaatcgcaaagtaagcccgaaaaatgttttcgagACTTCAACGATATTCGAacccatgggttcgaatctcgttgaagccccgaaaacatgataaatcgcaatcacaactgcgatgatcacatcttcatttcattcgtatgtccgcagttcacataatattcatatgtttcattcctttcacgggtacgatgaattcaataaattggcctgctcccaacgtgtgggtcttcatagctcagttggtggagcactgcaacGCTaaccatgggttcgaatcccgtcgaagccccgaaaacatttttcgggtttgctttgcgattgcttcaatcgcaatcacaactgtgatgatcacatcttcatttcattcgtatgtccgcagttcacataatattcatattcaTATGATATATCTCAAGTCAGCGATATATCCCTACAATGTAACATTGATAAACCGGTGCCAGCCTTGGGCTGGGCCCCGGTAATTATGGGCAACCGATGAACATCAATCACCTTTTAGTTGTCATTAGGGTCGATAGGAAAGGGTAATATTTTTACTTGGGGAGAGGAGATAGGTAGGTTGTGTTAGTCTAGCATAATCATGGCAGACGACGTGAATTATCTCTTCGAAAGAATTAGGTGGACTATCTATGGATCTTTATTTGTAGGATATTCATCGTATTACTTTTGTAGAAAGTCTTACACTTTTGCCATTCCTGCCCTAATAAACGAGCTAAGCCTAAAGAAGAATGAACTTGGGGTCATCACGAGCGGCTTTTCAGCCATGTATGGCATTGGAAAGTTTACTGGCGGACTTTTATCCGATACTTTGAGCTCACGGACCATGTTCACAACAGGAATGTTGTTCACTGGAATTATAAACATTTTGATTGGAATCACAGGGAATTTATGGTTGTTAACCTTACTCTGGAGCATCAATGGCT carries:
- the LOC141876897 gene encoding succinate receptor 1-like isoform X2, encoding MKYLENQTNFIAPPYKPCDGGLEYLAMMAVVQFVSFFINLVATVAVWKVPGKENNKFHLAVRTLVLSDLSISASTLPFSFVSFVNCSWIRGEILCYITAFILNTFLSWSFLVVFIICLLRFLAVTRPLYYRNQVTCARVKKALLCALIWPCAHLILPLTGFGKFQPYKRGYYCSLDLTPTEPKQKVLVYATVVEGSLITLAMLYFCGNILCSFHRKRRVSSFLSKQQQRAAAIYRIKKQQDGFARLTFVIVLVFYGCYVPFLSLRAFILIRGPSAFNETSYFYSELLAHLNSLLNPLVYVICHKHYRSSIKDLFKSCHCSGGFRIIKRAKFFLKDEDERSKVELRKMSALSIATQGVILN
- the LOC141876897 gene encoding succinate receptor 1-like isoform X1 — encoded protein: MKYLENQTNFIAPPYKPCDGGLEYLAMMAVVQFVSFFINLVATVAVWKVPGKENNKFHLAVRTLVLSDLSISASTLPFSFVSFVNCSWIRGEILCYITAFILNTFLSWSFLVVFIICLLRFLAVTRPLYYRNQVTCARVKKALLCALIWPCAHLILPLTGFGKFQPYKRGYYCSLDLTPTEPKQKVLVYATVVEGSLITLAMLYFCGNILCSFHRKRRVSSFLSKQQQRAAAIYRIKKQQDGFARLTFVIVLVFYGCYVPFLSLRAFILIRGPSAFNETSYFYSELLAHLNSLLNPLVYVICHKHYRSSIKDLFKSCHCSGGFRIIKRAKFFLKGEDVSSEKNLFFLLFFRWLIGLGGLCS